Proteins encoded within one genomic window of Eurosta solidaginis isolate ZX-2024a chromosome 1, ASM4086904v1, whole genome shotgun sequence:
- the LOC137237836 gene encoding uncharacterized protein: MLASAEMVTFTEKLIEEIKQFPVLYDRKYVRIKDGTEKEVAWELLKSRLPPDLNITVDAAKKRWRTLKDCYSKYLRSGNTSKRLEARYRSWRWARQMNYFKSHMLHTDGNNSEEAISRNSRKEKSNRRRTNATSNRIIKKRFKGHFEEDRRSQERSRLKTNVKSEPALEVKKAQKDEALNDPFNDPYQAITYDLSDYVEDTQQLETETTDVNITTNTKSSSYQNENSKDPLMGGNFDGIDLTFLGYASSIKKLSLRRQSLIKFTVAKLIMQQELAEQNENTEKECARKPIIVRTEIERL, from the exons ATGTTGGCTTCAGCTGAAATGGTAACATTTACCGAAAAGTTGATAGAGGAGATAAAACAGTTTCCAGTTTTGTATGATCGAAAATATGTTCGTATCAAAGATGGCACCGAGAAAGAGGTAGCTTGGGAATTACTGAAAAGTCGTTTGCCACCAGATTTAAATATCAcag TTGATGCGGCCAAAAAGCGATGGAGGACTCTGAAAGATTGTTACTCAAAATATTTGCGCAGTGGGAATACTTCTAAAAGACTAGAAGCACGATATAGATCCTGGCGATGGGCACGCCAAATGAATTATTTTAAATCGCACATGTTACACACTGATGGTAATAATAGCGAAGAAGCGATTTCACGGAATTCACGAAAAGAAAAGTCAAATCGCAGAAGAACAAACGCTACCTCAAACCGTATCATAAAGAAGAGGTTTAAAGGGCATTTCGAAGAAGATAGAAGATCCCAGGAACGAAGTCGATTAAAAACTAACGTAAAAAGCGAGCCAGCTTTGGAAGTGAAAAAAGCTCAGAAGGATGAAGCGTTAAACGACCCGTTTAATGATCCTTATCAAGCCATAACTTATGATCTATCCGATTATGTAGAGGACACGCAACAGTTAGAAACAGAAACCACCGATGTCAATATTACAACTAATACCAAATCTAGCtcatatcaaaatgaaaattctaAAGATCCCTTGATGGGTGGCAATTTTGATGGAATCGATCTAACATTTCTAGGATATGCAAGTAGTATTAAAAAACTTTCACTCCGTCGACAATCACTTATTAAATTTACAGTTGCAAAATTAATAATGCAACAAGAATTAGCAGAACAAAATGAAAATACCGAGAAAGAATGTGCACGTAAACCCATTATAGTTCGTACTGAAATAGAAAGATTGTGA